Proteins from one Mobula birostris isolate sMobBir1 chromosome 10, sMobBir1.hap1, whole genome shotgun sequence genomic window:
- the LOC140203962 gene encoding uncharacterized protein, with translation MDTCTVEKLWKCGDCDKGFSYQSELDIHLHSHTRERPFTCSVCGKGFTHSSQLDDHQFIHANPIPLKCPACEKNFKSTNHLLNQQYSDSRERPFMCSVCGDRFTKSSHLLTHQHTHTGEKPFTCSFCGKGFTLSFHLLRHQYTHAGERPFTCFMCEEAFAHSSALQAHQLTHDEECLFICPDCGKSFRTSEILIRHQLLHADEGPFSCCYPGKRFRQSFKVIAHHYTQAMEGTLTCSVSGKEVAQLPHFARPQYTPTGKRQHAVTVSEKNDAQSSQLLAQQYTQNGYSQFTDSMPEKEFTQSSHARREGRLFICSVCGKGFTQRSNLLKHQQVHSEYRPYKCSDCRRSFKSKQEVLKHRRIHTGERPFTCSVCGKGFPWSSQLLTHLRVHTGERPFTCAVCGKGFTQSSNLMKHQRVHTGERPFVCPVCGKGFIQSQHLLKHQRVHERLDGLDSAGSAAVEQLRANTLG, from the coding sequence ATGGACACCTGCACTGTGGAGAAGCTGTGGAAATGTGGGGATTGTGACAAGGGATTCAGTTACCAATCCGAGCTGGATATTCACTTACACAGTCACACCAGggaaaggccgttcacctgctctgtgtgtggaaagggattcactcactcgtCTCAACTTGATGATCACCAATTTATTCATGCCAACCCGATTCCCCTTAAATGTCCTGCTTGTGAGAAGAACTTTAAAAGCACCAATCATTTGCTAAATCAGCAGTATAGTGACTccagggagaggccattcatgtGCTCTGTCTGTGGGGACAGATTCACTAAATCATCCCATCTTCTGACACACCAGCAcactcacactggggagaagccctttacctgctcattctgtgggaagggatttactctgTCGTTCCATCTACTGAGGCACCAGTATACTCACgccggggagaggccattcacctgcttcaTGTGTGAAGAGGCATTCGCTCACTCATCTGCTCTCCAAGCACACCAGTTAACGCATGATGAGGAATGTCTATTTATATGTCCTGACTGTGGGAAAAGCTTCAGAACTTCTGAGATACTAATTAGGCACCAGCTCTTGCATGCTGATGAGGGACCATTCAGTTGCTGTTACCCTGGGAAGAGGTTCAGACAGTCGTTTAAGGTGATTGCTCACCACTATACTCAGGCTATGGAGGGAACACTTACCTGTTCTGTATCTGGCAAAGAAGTTGCTCAGTTACCCCACTTTGCGAGACCGCAATACACTCCCACTGGGAAGAGGCAACACGCAGTCACCGTGTCTGAAAAGAACGATGCTCAGTCATCCCAGCTGTTGGCACAGCAATACACTCAAAATGGGTATAGTCAATTCACCGACTCCATGCCTGAAAAGGAATTCACCCAGTCTTCTCATGCTCGCAGAGAGGGCAGGCTGTTTATCTGCTCTgtatgtggaaagggattcactcagagGTCCAACCTGCTGAAACACCAGCAGGttcactctgaatacagaccatATAAATGTTCTGACTGCAGGAGGAGCTTTAAAAGCAAACAGGAAGTGCTAAAACACCGACGTATTCATACAGGGGagaggcctttcacctgctctgtgtgtgggaagggattcccaTGGTCGTCCCAACTCCTGACACACTTGCGTGTTCATACGGGAGAGAGGCCTTTTACCTGTGCTGTGTGTGGAAAAGGATTCACCCAGTCATCAAACTTAAtgaaacatcagcgagttcacactggtgagagACCATTTGTTTGCCCtgtttgtgggaagggattcattcaatcGCAACATCTGTTAAAGCACCAGCGAGTTCATGAGAGACTGGACGGGTTGGATTCTGCCGGTAGTGCTGCTGTGGAACAGCTGAGGGCTAACACTCTGGGCTAA